The Streptomyces sp. NBC_00691 genome has a segment encoding these proteins:
- a CDS encoding MerR family transcriptional regulator — MDGDTLFTIGALARRTGLTVKTIRFYSDTGIVPPTDRSPAGYRLYDIGALARLDLVRTLRDLGLDLAVIRQVLDREISVPEVAAAHADALEVQIRTLRLRRAVLRAVAKRDSTPEEMDLMHKLAKLSDDERRRLITDFIDDTFGGFDANADFVDMMRSAMPELPDDPEPHQVEAWVELAELTQDPDFRAAVRRMAEYQAAERAQGDVTGLHHDLTETVRDSVGRALDDGIDPASAEAAPIIDALTARYAQTFSRADDADLRHWLLTRLEIAGDPRAERYWHLLAVINGWPAPPSLAPVFTWFTEALRSHTPQQSRVQ, encoded by the coding sequence ATGGACGGCGACACGCTCTTCACGATCGGGGCCCTGGCCCGGCGGACCGGGCTGACGGTCAAGACCATTCGGTTCTACTCCGACACCGGAATCGTGCCGCCGACGGACCGCAGCCCGGCTGGCTACCGTCTCTATGACATCGGCGCACTGGCGCGCCTGGATCTGGTGCGCACCCTGCGTGACCTGGGGCTCGACCTTGCTGTAATCCGGCAGGTGCTGGACCGCGAGATTTCGGTGCCCGAGGTCGCGGCTGCACACGCCGACGCCCTGGAGGTGCAGATCCGCACGCTCCGACTGCGGCGCGCGGTGCTGCGAGCGGTGGCCAAACGGGACTCCACCCCCGAGGAAATGGACCTCATGCACAAGCTTGCCAAGCTCTCCGATGACGAACGCCGGCGCCTCATCACCGACTTCATCGACGACACCTTCGGCGGGTTCGACGCCAACGCCGACTTCGTCGACATGATGCGCTCGGCCATGCCCGAACTGCCGGACGACCCCGAACCCCACCAGGTCGAGGCCTGGGTGGAACTCGCCGAACTCACCCAGGACCCCGACTTCCGCGCCGCCGTCCGCCGCATGGCGGAGTACCAGGCAGCCGAGCGCGCCCAAGGCGATGTCACCGGCTTGCACCACGACCTCACCGAGACCGTCCGCGACAGCGTCGGCCGCGCGCTCGATGACGGCATCGATCCGGCCTCGGCCGAGGCAGCACCCATCATCGACGCCCTCACCGCCCGTTACGCGCAGACCTTCAGCCGCGCCGACGACGCCGACTTGCGCCACTGGCTGCTGACACGCCTGGAGATCGCCGGCGACCCCCGCGCGGAACGCTACTGGCACCTGCTGGCCGTCATCAACGGATGGCCTGCCCCGCCCAGCCTGGCACCGGTGTTCACGTGGTTCACAGAAGCCCTGCGCTCTCACACCCCGCAGCAGTCCCGCGTGCAGTAG
- a CDS encoding DUF4259 domain-containing protein: MGTWDIGPFDNDTAADFSYRVDEAPAEKKAEVLRTAFRDVIETGDDYLDADLADEAIASAALLAAQCPGGDPVTTSYAPKDPLPPLPADLRPQAVTALDRILTEPSELLELWEESDGEEWKAVVRKLRAVLDGADTGAGS; the protein is encoded by the coding sequence ATGGGCACCTGGGACATCGGCCCCTTCGACAACGACACCGCCGCCGACTTCTCGTACCGGGTGGACGAGGCCCCTGCGGAGAAGAAGGCGGAGGTGCTGCGCACGGCGTTCCGCGACGTGATCGAGACCGGCGACGACTACCTGGACGCGGACCTGGCGGACGAGGCCATCGCGTCGGCGGCCCTGCTCGCGGCCCAGTGCCCCGGCGGGGACCCCGTCACCACCTCGTACGCCCCGAAGGACCCCCTGCCGCCCCTCCCGGCCGACCTGCGCCCGCAGGCCGTCACGGCCCTGGACAGGATCCTCACCGAGCCCTCCGAACTCCTTGAACTCTGGGAGGAGTCGGACGGCGAGGAGTGGAAGGCGGTCGTACGGAAGCTGCGGGCCGTCCTGGACGGCGCGGACACGGGGGCGGGCTCCTGA
- a CDS encoding DUF397 domain-containing protein, with protein sequence MGTSQDLRWRKSSYSGPNGGDCVEVADLVAHVAVRDSKNPEGPAFLASPAAFTAFVSAAAEGRVGGR encoded by the coding sequence ATGGGCACCAGCCAGGACCTCCGGTGGCGTAAGTCGTCCTACAGCGGCCCCAACGGCGGCGACTGCGTCGAGGTCGCCGACCTCGTCGCCCACGTCGCCGTCCGTGACTCCAAGAACCCCGAAGGCCCCGCCTTCCTCGCCAGCCCCGCCGCCTTCACGGCCTTCGTGAGCGCCGCGGCCGAGGGGCGGGTCGGCGGTCGCTGA
- a CDS encoding helix-turn-helix domain-containing protein, producing the protein MVNIRSLDPSASPLDYYGSELRRLREEADLSQAELGSILYCTASLVGQIETAKKVPTRQFSERVDAALLTGGVFSRLVGLVLKSQLPTWFQAYAEMESKATYISTYQSQLVYGLLQAEPYARAVLSVEHPDRLDEMVAARMERQRILEREHPPVLCVVLDEAVVYREIGGAEVMRNQLTHLLSYRDHPWVQVQVLSFAAGQHPGLLGSFNLLRFDDDPDILYSESYESGRMTANSQVIRELSVSYARLQASALSREASAALIERVMKERYGHQPGPPVA; encoded by the coding sequence TTGGTCAACATCCGCAGCCTGGATCCGAGCGCTTCGCCGCTGGACTACTACGGGTCGGAACTCCGTCGGCTGAGAGAGGAGGCGGACCTCAGCCAGGCGGAGTTGGGTTCGATCCTCTACTGCACGGCCTCGCTCGTCGGGCAGATAGAGACGGCGAAGAAGGTCCCGACGCGCCAGTTCTCGGAGCGGGTCGACGCGGCGCTGCTGACAGGCGGGGTGTTCTCGCGGCTGGTGGGGCTGGTTCTGAAGAGTCAGCTGCCGACGTGGTTCCAGGCGTACGCGGAGATGGAGTCGAAGGCGACGTACATCTCGACGTACCAGTCGCAGCTTGTCTACGGCCTGCTCCAGGCGGAGCCGTACGCCCGCGCGGTTCTGAGCGTGGAGCACCCGGACAGGCTGGACGAGATGGTGGCGGCCCGGATGGAGCGTCAGCGGATCCTGGAACGGGAGCATCCGCCGGTGCTGTGCGTCGTTCTCGACGAGGCGGTGGTGTACCGGGAGATCGGCGGGGCGGAGGTCATGCGGAACCAACTCACGCACCTGTTGAGTTATCGCGACCATCCGTGGGTGCAGGTTCAGGTGCTTTCCTTTGCCGCGGGTCAGCATCCTGGTCTGCTGGGTTCGTTCAACCTCCTGCGCTTCGATGATGACCCCGACATCCTCTATTCCGAGAGCTACGAATCGGGCCGAATGACCGCCAATTCCCAAGTGATCAGGGAGCTGTCCGTCAGCTACGCTCGGCTGCAGGCCTCGGCCCTCTCCCGGGAGGCATCGGCTGCGCTGATCGAACGCGTGATGAAGGAGCGGTATGGGCACCAGCCAGGACCTCCGGTGGCGTAA
- a CDS encoding ATP-binding protein gives MNQATDLYPAALATSYRMRFTVGEHSAGHMRRILRMFLTRWELGHLTDPAGLALTELVANVVRHVPGRRCAVLILCEPHGLRVEVADGVAGAVHAKAAGPLDDGGRGLVLVEAVTERWGVDERADGKTVWFECDA, from the coding sequence ATGAATCAGGCAACGGACCTCTACCCCGCCGCACTTGCGACGAGCTACCGCATGCGGTTCACCGTCGGTGAGCACTCCGCCGGTCACATGCGCCGCATCCTCCGCATGTTCCTCACGCGCTGGGAGCTCGGCCACCTCACCGACCCGGCCGGCCTCGCGCTCACCGAGCTCGTCGCCAATGTCGTACGGCACGTGCCCGGCCGGCGCTGCGCGGTGCTGATCCTGTGCGAGCCGCACGGACTGCGGGTCGAGGTGGCCGACGGCGTGGCCGGAGCGGTCCACGCGAAGGCGGCCGGTCCGCTGGACGACGGCGGGCGCGGGCTCGTGCTGGTGGAGGCGGTGACGGAGCGGTGGGGGGTCGACGAGCGGGCCGACGGGAAGACGGTGTGGTTCGAGTGCGACGCGTAG
- a CDS encoding class I SAM-dependent methyltransferase produces the protein MSEPAPEILAAFEAAKGFMPVGEGLALYAAATEAAKLGLPLLEVGTYCGRSTILLADVARRAGTVVVTVDHHRGSEEQQPGWEYHDETVVDPEVGLMDTLPTFRRTLRKAGLEEHVIAVVGRSPQVAKVWGGQLGFVFVDGGHTDEHATNDYEGWAPKVAAGGLLVIHDVFPDPEDGGQAPYRIYLRALESGDFEEISVTDSLRVLRRRG, from the coding sequence ATGTCCGAGCCCGCGCCCGAGATCCTCGCCGCCTTCGAGGCGGCCAAGGGCTTCATGCCCGTCGGTGAGGGGCTCGCCCTGTACGCGGCGGCCACCGAGGCCGCGAAGCTCGGGCTGCCGCTCCTGGAGGTCGGCACGTACTGCGGCCGCTCCACGATCCTGCTGGCCGACGTGGCGCGGCGGGCGGGGACGGTCGTGGTGACCGTGGACCACCACCGGGGCAGCGAGGAGCAGCAGCCGGGGTGGGAGTACCACGACGAGACCGTGGTCGACCCGGAGGTCGGGCTCATGGACACGCTCCCGACGTTCCGCCGGACGCTCCGCAAGGCGGGCCTCGAAGAGCACGTGATCGCCGTGGTCGGGCGGTCGCCGCAGGTCGCGAAGGTGTGGGGCGGCCAGCTCGGGTTCGTGTTCGTCGACGGCGGGCACACCGACGAGCACGCCACGAACGACTACGAGGGCTGGGCACCGAAGGTCGCCGCCGGGGGCCTGCTCGTCATCCACGACGTCTTCCCGGACCCGGAGGACGGCGGCCAGGCGCCGTACCGGATCTACCTCCGCGCGCTGGAGTCGGGCGACTTCGAGGAGATCTCGGTCACGGACTCGCTGCGGGTCCTGCGCCGCCGGGGCTGA
- a CDS encoding N-acetylmuramoyl-L-alanine amidase, which yields MPYDHRKTARRARTRTRSLALALATTGCCAALAGCGASQASPSEGKSTESRQATSPVPATPAPSGPSGTASPRATPASLAGRTVVLDPGHNSGNFRHTQEINQKVNIGTNRKECDTTGTSTNAGYTEAAFTLDVTHRLRDLLTARGAEVVLTHDADRPWGPCIDERAKIGNAARADAVVSVHADGSAVGHRGFHVILPARVREGSADTTKIVGPSRELGERIADRFARATGTAPANYLGSGTGLDVRDDLGGLNLSTVPKVFVECGNMRDPKDAELLTSTTWRQKAAQGIADGIATYLGG from the coding sequence GTGCCGTACGACCACCGGAAGACCGCCCGCCGCGCCCGCACCCGTACCCGCAGCCTCGCGCTCGCCCTCGCCACCACGGGCTGCTGCGCCGCACTCGCCGGCTGCGGGGCCTCGCAGGCCTCGCCGTCGGAGGGGAAGTCCACGGAGAGCCGGCAGGCCACGTCGCCCGTCCCCGCCACCCCCGCGCCCTCCGGGCCGTCGGGGACCGCGAGCCCGCGGGCGACCCCCGCCTCCCTCGCCGGGCGGACCGTCGTCCTCGACCCCGGTCACAATTCCGGTAACTTCCGTCACACCCAGGAGATCAACCAGAAGGTGAACATCGGGACGAACCGCAAGGAGTGCGACACCACCGGCACCTCCACGAACGCGGGATACACCGAGGCCGCCTTCACCCTCGACGTCACCCACCGGCTGCGGGACCTGCTCACGGCGCGCGGCGCCGAGGTGGTCCTCACCCACGACGCCGACCGCCCCTGGGGCCCCTGCATCGACGAACGGGCGAAGATCGGCAACGCGGCCCGCGCCGACGCCGTCGTCTCCGTCCACGCGGACGGCTCGGCCGTCGGCCACCGCGGCTTCCATGTGATCCTGCCCGCACGCGTACGCGAAGGGTCCGCCGACACCACGAAGATCGTCGGCCCCTCGCGCGAGCTCGGCGAGCGCATCGCCGACCGGTTCGCCCGCGCCACCGGAACGGCTCCCGCCAACTACCTCGGTTCCGGTACGGGGTTGGACGTCCGCGACGATCTCGGCGGACTCAATCTCTCAACCGTCCCCAAGGTCTTCGTCGAATGCGGCAATATGCGTGATCCGAAGGACGCAGAGCTGCTCACGTCGACGACATGGCGGCAGAAGGCCGCCCAGGGGATCGCGGACGGCATCGCCACCTACCTCGGGGGGTAG
- a CDS encoding LLM class F420-dependent oxidoreductase, translated as MRLGLALGYWGRGPSPAHLDLAREAERLGYDSVWTAEAWGSDAFTALTWIAAHTHRIALGTAVAQMAARAPTTTAMHALTLDHLSGGRVMLGLGLSGPQVVEGWYGRPFPRSPLTATREYVDVVRQVLRREGPVRLDGRHHSHPYTGPDGTGLGKALKPITHPLRAGLPILLGAEGPKNIAQTLTIADGWLPLYWSPERWSEVYAMPERLPEGFLVAPMVRAQLCDDVAAGLLPVKAMLGFYIGGMGHAARNFHADLMGRMGYEKEARRVQELFAAGRREDAVLAVPDAFADEISLVGPRRRIAERLDTWRRGPVTDLLVTSPDPATLRLLAELNS; from the coding sequence ATGCGACTCGGACTCGCCCTCGGCTACTGGGGCCGCGGCCCCTCCCCCGCCCATCTCGACCTCGCCCGCGAGGCCGAGCGGCTCGGCTACGACTCGGTGTGGACGGCGGAGGCCTGGGGCTCCGACGCCTTCACCGCACTCACCTGGATCGCCGCCCACACCCACCGGATCGCCCTGGGCACCGCCGTCGCGCAGATGGCCGCCCGCGCCCCCACCACCACCGCGATGCACGCGCTCACGCTCGACCACCTCTCCGGCGGGCGGGTCATGCTCGGCCTCGGCCTGTCCGGTCCGCAGGTCGTGGAGGGCTGGTACGGGCGCCCCTTCCCCCGCTCCCCGCTGACCGCGACCCGCGAGTACGTGGACGTGGTCCGGCAGGTGCTGCGCCGCGAGGGCCCCGTCCGGCTCGACGGGCGCCACCACTCGCACCCGTACACCGGCCCCGACGGCACCGGCCTCGGCAAGGCCCTCAAGCCGATCACCCACCCGCTCCGGGCCGGCCTCCCCATCCTGCTGGGCGCCGAGGGACCGAAGAACATCGCCCAGACGCTCACGATCGCCGACGGCTGGCTGCCGCTGTACTGGTCCCCCGAGCGCTGGTCCGAGGTGTACGCCATGCCCGAGCGGCTCCCGGAGGGCTTCCTGGTCGCCCCCATGGTCCGCGCCCAGCTCTGCGACGACGTGGCGGCCGGACTCCTGCCGGTCAAGGCGATGCTCGGCTTCTACATCGGCGGCATGGGCCACGCGGCCCGCAACTTCCACGCCGACCTGATGGGGCGGATGGGATACGAGAAGGAGGCGCGACGCGTCCAGGAACTGTTCGCCGCCGGGCGGCGCGAGGACGCCGTCCTCGCGGTCCCGGACGCCTTCGCCGACGAGATCTCCCTCGTCGGCCCCCGGCGGCGGATCGCCGAACGGCTGGACACATGGCGGCGGGGCCCGGTGACGGACCTCCTCGTCACGTCACCGGACCCCGCGACCCTCCGCCTGCTCGCGGAGCTCAACTCCTAG
- a CDS encoding prenyltransferase, protein MTLPERIAEHLVLPGVLTAEQAAETVAGILAVQREDGALPWFRGHHLDPWDHTEAAMALDAAGEHEAAARAYAWLARHQNSDGSWFAAYHDGEPGQVTDRSRESNFVAYIAVGVWHHYLSTGDDAFLDRMWPAVYAAVEFVLGLQRPGGQIGWKREADGTPVDDALLTGSSSIHQALRCALAIAETREEPQPDWELAAGALGHAIRRHPERFLDKSRYSMDWYYPVLGGAVTGSQAKERIEAGWDTFVVPGLGVRCVIPNPWVTGGESCELALALWAMGESDRALTILQDIQHLRAENGMYWTGYVFEGETENDKAMWPEEQTAWTAGSLLLAVAALGGEEATVAVFGGERLPAGLEPDCC, encoded by the coding sequence GTGACCCTTCCCGAGCGGATCGCGGAGCACCTCGTCCTGCCCGGGGTGCTCACCGCCGAGCAGGCCGCCGAGACCGTCGCCGGGATACTCGCCGTCCAGCGCGAGGACGGTGCGCTGCCCTGGTTCCGGGGGCACCACCTCGACCCGTGGGACCACACCGAGGCCGCCATGGCCCTGGACGCCGCCGGTGAGCACGAGGCGGCCGCCCGGGCCTACGCGTGGCTCGCCCGGCACCAGAACAGCGACGGCTCCTGGTTCGCGGCGTACCACGACGGCGAGCCCGGCCAGGTCACCGACCGCAGCCGCGAGTCCAACTTCGTCGCGTACATAGCGGTCGGCGTCTGGCACCACTACCTCTCCACCGGCGACGACGCGTTCCTCGACCGGATGTGGCCCGCCGTCTACGCGGCCGTCGAGTTCGTCCTCGGCCTCCAGCGGCCCGGCGGCCAGATCGGCTGGAAGCGCGAGGCCGACGGCACACCGGTCGACGACGCGCTCCTCACCGGAAGTTCGTCGATCCACCAGGCGCTCCGCTGCGCCCTCGCCATCGCCGAGACCCGTGAGGAGCCGCAGCCCGACTGGGAGCTGGCGGCCGGGGCGCTCGGTCACGCGATCCGCCGCCACCCCGAGCGCTTCCTCGACAAGTCGCGCTACTCGATGGACTGGTACTACCCGGTCCTCGGCGGCGCGGTCACCGGCTCCCAGGCGAAGGAGCGGATCGAGGCCGGCTGGGACACGTTCGTCGTGCCCGGCCTCGGTGTGCGCTGCGTGATCCCCAACCCGTGGGTGACCGGCGGAGAGAGCTGTGAACTCGCCCTGGCCCTCTGGGCGATGGGGGAGTCGGACCGGGCCCTCACCATCCTCCAGGACATCCAGCACCTGCGCGCCGAGAACGGCATGTACTGGACGGGGTACGTCTTCGAGGGCGAGACGGAGAACGACAAGGCCATGTGGCCCGAGGAGCAGACGGCCTGGACGGCCGGCTCCCTGCTGCTCGCGGTGGCCGCCCTCGGCGGCGAGGAGGCGACCGTGGCCGTCTTCGGCGGCGAACGCCTCCCGGCCGGCCTCGAGCCGGACTGCTGCTGA
- a CDS encoding class I SAM-dependent methyltransferase → MLTVDFTRFPLAPGDRVLDLGCGAGRHAFECYRRGAQVVALDQNAEEIREVAKWFAAMKEAGEAPAGATATAMEGDALNLPFPDESFDVVIISEVMEHIPDDKGVLAEMVRVLKPGGRIAITVPRYGPEKVCWTLSDAYHEVEGGHIRIYKADELLGKIRQAGLKPYGTHHAHALHSPYWWLKCAFGVDNDKALPVRAYHKLLVWDIMKKPALTRVAEQLLNPVVGKSFVAYATKPHQPKVDSQ, encoded by the coding sequence GTGCTGACCGTCGACTTCACCCGCTTCCCGCTCGCCCCCGGCGACCGTGTGCTCGATCTGGGCTGCGGTGCGGGCCGGCACGCCTTCGAGTGCTACCGGCGCGGTGCGCAGGTCGTGGCCCTCGACCAGAACGCCGAGGAGATCCGCGAGGTCGCCAAGTGGTTCGCGGCGATGAAGGAGGCGGGCGAGGCCCCCGCGGGCGCGACGGCCACCGCGATGGAGGGTGACGCGCTCAACCTGCCGTTCCCCGACGAGTCCTTCGACGTCGTCATCATCTCCGAGGTGATGGAGCACATCCCCGACGACAAGGGGGTGCTCGCCGAGATGGTCCGCGTCCTCAAGCCCGGTGGGCGCATCGCGATCACCGTCCCGCGGTACGGCCCCGAGAAGGTCTGCTGGACGCTCTCCGACGCGTACCACGAGGTCGAGGGCGGGCACATCCGCATCTACAAGGCCGACGAACTCCTCGGCAAGATCCGGCAGGCCGGACTCAAGCCGTACGGCACCCACCACGCGCACGCCCTGCACTCGCCGTACTGGTGGCTGAAGTGCGCCTTCGGCGTGGACAACGACAAGGCGCTGCCGGTCCGCGCGTACCACAAGCTCCTGGTCTGGGACATCATGAAGAAGCCCGCCCTGACCCGGGTCGCCGAGCAGCTGCTCAACCCGGTCGTCGGCAAGAGCTTCGTGGCGTACGCGACCAAGCCCCACCAGCCCAAGGTCGACTCCCAGTGA
- a CDS encoding glycosyltransferase family 4 protein, translating into MTAEAIEASPRQGVTAAGDRPLRIALLTYKGNPFCGGQGVYVRHLSRELARLGHSVEVIGSQPYPVLDEGEDLAGLTLTELASLDLYRSPDPFRTPKREEYRDWIDGLEVATMWTGGFPEPLTFSLRARRMLAARRGDFDVVHDNQTLGYGLLGGPRAIGAPLVTTIHHPITVDRQLEIDAAADWKRRASVRRWYAFTRMQKRVARRLPSVLTVSGTSRQEIVDHLGVRDDRIRVVHIGADTDLWSPDPAVAEVPGRIVTTSSADVPLKGLIHLIEALAKLRTENPDAHLVVVGKRAEDGPVAAAIERYGLSGAVEFVKGISDAELVDLVRSAQVSCVPSLYEGFSLPAAEAMATGTALVATTGGAIPEVAGTDGETCLAVPPGDAGALAAALGRVLGDAELRARLGAAGRERVLSRFTWARAAQGTAELYREAVARQGAGARR; encoded by the coding sequence ATGACCGCTGAGGCCATAGAGGCAAGCCCCCGGCAGGGCGTCACCGCAGCCGGTGACAGACCGTTGCGGATCGCTCTCCTCACGTACAAGGGGAACCCCTTCTGCGGTGGGCAGGGCGTCTACGTCCGGCACCTCTCCCGCGAGCTCGCCCGCCTCGGCCACAGCGTCGAGGTCATCGGTTCCCAGCCGTATCCCGTCCTCGACGAGGGCGAGGACCTGGCCGGCCTCACGCTCACCGAGCTCGCCAGCCTCGACCTCTACCGCTCGCCGGACCCGTTCCGTACGCCGAAGCGCGAGGAGTACCGGGACTGGATCGACGGTCTCGAGGTCGCCACCATGTGGACCGGCGGCTTCCCCGAGCCGCTCACCTTCTCCCTGCGGGCCCGGCGCATGCTCGCCGCCCGCCGCGGCGACTTCGACGTCGTCCACGACAACCAGACCCTCGGGTACGGGCTCCTCGGCGGTCCGCGCGCGATCGGCGCACCGCTGGTCACCACGATCCACCACCCCATCACCGTCGACCGGCAGCTGGAGATCGACGCCGCCGCCGACTGGAAGCGCCGCGCCTCCGTCCGCCGCTGGTACGCCTTCACCCGCATGCAGAAGCGGGTGGCCCGCCGGCTGCCGTCGGTGCTCACGGTCTCCGGCACCTCCCGGCAGGAGATCGTCGACCACCTCGGCGTGCGCGACGACCGCATCCGGGTCGTCCACATCGGCGCCGACACCGACCTGTGGTCGCCCGACCCGGCGGTCGCCGAGGTCCCCGGCCGGATCGTCACCACGTCCAGCGCCGACGTCCCCCTCAAGGGCCTCATCCATCTGATCGAGGCGCTCGCCAAGCTCCGCACCGAGAACCCGGACGCGCACCTCGTCGTCGTCGGCAAGCGCGCCGAGGACGGCCCGGTCGCCGCGGCCATCGAGCGGTACGGGCTGTCCGGCGCCGTCGAGTTCGTCAAGGGCATCAGCGACGCGGAGCTCGTCGACCTGGTGCGGTCCGCGCAGGTCTCCTGCGTGCCGTCGCTGTACGAGGGGTTCTCGCTGCCCGCGGCGGAGGCGATGGCGACGGGGACGGCCCTGGTCGCCACGACCGGGGGTGCGATCCCCGAGGTCGCGGGGACGGACGGGGAGACGTGTCTCGCGGTGCCGCCGGGGGACGCGGGGGCACTGGCCGCGGCGCTCGGGCGGGTGCTGGGCGACGCGGAGCTCCGGGCGCGGCTCGGCGCGGCCGGGCGGGAGCGGGTCCTGTCCCGGTTCACCTGGGCCCGCGCGGCCCAGGGCACGGCCGAGCTGTACCGCGAGGCGGTCGCCCGGCAGGGAGCCGGAGCCCGCCGGTGA
- a CDS encoding TetR family transcriptional regulator: MTADIRADHRPAAPPLTERQEARRRRILNASAQLAARGGFDAVQMREVAEAAGVALGTLYRYFPSKIHLLVATMQDQLQHMHTTLRKRPPAGADPAERVAETLMRAFRALQREPQLADAMVRALTFADRGVSPEVDTVSRLTTAIILDAMGTEHPTPEQLSAVRVIEHTWHSALITWLSGRASIAQVKIDIETVCRLIDLTAPEAARR, encoded by the coding sequence ATGACCGCAGACATCAGAGCGGACCACAGACCCGCGGCGCCGCCCCTCACGGAGCGCCAGGAGGCACGGCGCCGCCGCATCCTGAACGCCAGCGCACAGCTCGCGGCGCGGGGCGGCTTCGACGCCGTACAGATGCGGGAGGTCGCGGAGGCGGCCGGGGTGGCCCTGGGCACGCTGTACCGCTACTTCCCCTCCAAGATCCACCTGCTGGTCGCGACGATGCAGGACCAGCTCCAGCACATGCACACGACCCTGCGGAAGCGGCCGCCCGCAGGCGCCGACCCGGCGGAGCGGGTGGCGGAGACGCTGATGCGGGCCTTCCGCGCGCTCCAGCGGGAGCCGCAGCTCGCCGACGCCATGGTGCGGGCGCTGACCTTCGCCGACCGCGGGGTGAGCCCCGAGGTCGACACGGTCTCGCGGCTGACGACGGCGATCATCCTGGACGCCATGGGCACGGAACACCCGACCCCGGAGCAGCTCTCGGCGGTCCGGGTGATCGAGCACACCTGGCACTCGGCCCTGATCACCTGGCTGTCGGGGCGCGCCTCGATCGCACAGGTGAAGATCGACATCGAGACGGTCTGCCGGCTGATCGACCTGACGGCACCGGAGGCGGCGCGCCGCTGA
- a CDS encoding ferredoxin, whose amino-acid sequence MGDRWHVEVDRSVCIGSGMCVNHAPDGFRLDTARQSHAREPESDAGEKLLAAAEGCPVEAIMITLADGGEPVFPPEE is encoded by the coding sequence ATGGGGGACCGCTGGCACGTCGAGGTCGACCGGAGCGTCTGCATCGGCTCCGGCATGTGCGTCAACCACGCCCCGGACGGCTTCCGCCTCGACACCGCCCGGCAGTCCCACGCCCGGGAACCGGAGTCGGACGCGGGCGAGAAGCTGCTCGCGGCGGCCGAGGGGTGCCCGGTGGAGGCCATCATGATCACCCTGGCGGACGGCGGGGAGCCGGTCTTCCCGCCTGAGGAGTAG